The following are encoded together in the Citrus sinensis cultivar Valencia sweet orange chromosome 1, DVS_A1.0, whole genome shotgun sequence genome:
- the LOC102622413 gene encoding major strawberry allergen Fra a 1-3-like produces the protein MIITMDENTKRVTQSFVTQVSPSRMFKALILDSHNICPRLLFSSIKSIEYFEGDGDVGTIKQINYIEGGEIRYTKHRVDALDKEKFVCKYRFIEGDGFIDSMLEFLTHEIKFEGYGQGGCVCKITCDFKAKEGVEIKGIDIELVKHKPLGMYEVVEAHLKAYPQLYA, from the exons ATGATCATCACAATGGATGAAAATACCAAAAGGGTCACTCAATCATTTGTGACACAAGTCTCCCCGTCGAGAATGTTCAAAGCCTTAATCCTAGACTCCCACAATATTTGCCCCAGGCTTTTGTTTTCATCGATCAAGAGTATTGAATATTTTGAAGGCGATGGAGATGTTGGCACCATCAAACAAATCAATTACATTGAAG GTGGTGAAATTAGATACACAAAGCATAGGGTCGATGCGCTTGACAAGGAGAAATTCGTGTGCAAATATAGATTTATCGAAGGCGACGGCTTCATTGATAGCATGCTTGAGTTTCTTACTCATGAGATAAAGTTTGAAGGCTATGGTCAAGGAGGATGTGTGTGCAAGATCACATGTGATTTCAAGGCCAAAGAAGGTGTTGAAATCAAGGGAATTGATATTGAGTTGGTCAAGCACAAGCCTCTTGGGATG